The following proteins come from a genomic window of Micromonospora zamorensis:
- the hisI gene encoding phosphoribosyl-AMP cyclohydrolase — MPVPDPPLTGVPSDPSDPVVSEPARPSRLDPAIAAQLRRSADGLVAAVVRAHDSGEVLMVAWMDDEALHRTLTTGRATYWSRSRREYWVKGATSGHHQYVRSVALDCDGDALLVSVDQVGAACHTGHRTCFFTELPVTTPEAR, encoded by the coding sequence GTGCCCGTACCTGACCCGCCGCTGACCGGCGTTCCCAGCGATCCGAGCGACCCGGTGGTGTCCGAGCCGGCTCGCCCGTCCCGGCTCGACCCGGCCATCGCGGCCCAGCTGCGCCGCTCCGCCGACGGCCTGGTGGCCGCCGTGGTCCGCGCGCACGACTCCGGTGAGGTGCTGATGGTCGCCTGGATGGACGACGAGGCGCTGCACCGCACCCTCACCACCGGCCGCGCCACCTACTGGTCACGCAGCCGACGCGAATACTGGGTCAAGGGCGCCACCTCCGGGCACCACCAGTACGTCCGTTCTGTCGCGCTGGACTGCGACGGGGACGCGCTGCTGGTGAGCGTGGACCAGGTCGGAGCGGCCTGCCACACCGGCCACCGGACCTGCTTCTTCACCGAGCTGCCCGTCACCACGCCGGAGGCACGGTGA
- a CDS encoding DUF2470 domain-containing protein: MRPNPAEIVRTLVAGRLPGLVHLAHRPGPHHARHVTDPDGRVLLLVPVASHLAAALQPVAGGSDVAVVLDVLDLPPAAGAPGLGRAWVSGWAAELHGDEARHAAVDFAAVEPTGDLLDLGTRFRLFRFEVVEVRWERAGAVHRVDPVEYAEAEPDPVHPVEARLLADLAECDGAQVTEYLRRQLGLTEQTPDGPPRVVRIDRYGLVVALGRPGARRRIRLAFPDPLADADELGWLLPTLRRPAEAHPPY; encoded by the coding sequence ATGCGGCCCAACCCCGCCGAGATCGTTCGTACCCTCGTCGCCGGCCGCCTGCCCGGTCTCGTCCACCTGGCCCACCGGCCCGGCCCGCACCACGCCCGGCACGTGACCGACCCGGACGGGCGGGTGCTGCTGCTGGTGCCGGTGGCCAGCCACCTGGCCGCCGCGCTGCAACCGGTGGCCGGGGGCAGCGACGTGGCGGTGGTGCTCGACGTGCTCGACCTGCCGCCCGCCGCCGGTGCGCCCGGTCTGGGTCGCGCCTGGGTCTCCGGGTGGGCTGCCGAGCTGCACGGCGACGAGGCCCGCCACGCGGCTGTCGACTTCGCCGCGGTGGAGCCGACCGGCGACCTGCTCGACCTGGGCACCCGGTTCCGACTGTTCCGCTTCGAGGTGGTCGAGGTCCGCTGGGAGCGGGCCGGCGCCGTGCACCGGGTCGACCCGGTGGAGTACGCCGAGGCCGAGCCGGACCCGGTGCACCCGGTCGAGGCGCGTCTGCTGGCCGACCTCGCGGAGTGCGACGGCGCGCAGGTCACCGAGTATCTGCGCCGGCAGCTCGGGTTGACCGAGCAGACCCCGGACGGGCCACCCCGGGTGGTGCGCATCGACCGTTACGGGCTGGTGGTCGCCCTCGGTCGACCGGGCGCGCGGCGTCGGATCCGGCTGGCCTTCCCGGATCCGCTGGCCGACGCCGACGAACTGGGCTGGCTGCTCCCGACGTTGCGCCGCCCGGCCGAGGCCCATCCGCCGTACTGA
- a CDS encoding Trp biosynthesis-associated membrane protein: MGPVSAEERSAVGRRELTYAVLLCLAGAGLALWAATRSWSVELTVRPAPLPPVRDTRSGGGLLPWLPALALVALAGGGAVLATRGRLRQVLGGLLGALGLAVAAGGGYGLVADIGGSVSRQWPALCLLGGLLVAAGGWWTAWRGGGWPAMGARYERPVRSAPATTSVPAGSEGPPAPLAGRRTTEAWDALDRGEDPTAD; encoded by the coding sequence GTGGGGCCGGTGAGTGCCGAGGAGCGGTCCGCCGTGGGTCGGCGCGAGTTGACGTACGCGGTGTTGCTCTGTCTGGCCGGCGCGGGCCTGGCGTTGTGGGCGGCGACGCGGAGCTGGTCGGTGGAGCTGACGGTGCGCCCGGCGCCGCTGCCGCCGGTGCGGGACACCCGCAGCGGCGGCGGGCTGCTGCCCTGGCTGCCGGCGTTGGCGCTGGTGGCGTTGGCGGGTGGTGGAGCGGTGCTGGCCACCCGGGGTCGACTGCGGCAGGTGCTCGGTGGGCTGCTCGGCGCGCTGGGGCTGGCCGTGGCGGCTGGCGGCGGGTACGGGCTGGTCGCCGACATCGGCGGTTCGGTGAGCCGGCAGTGGCCGGCGCTCTGTCTGCTCGGCGGTCTGCTGGTTGCCGCTGGCGGGTGGTGGACGGCGTGGCGTGGTGGCGGTTGGCCGGCGATGGGCGCCCGGTACGAGCGGCCGGTGCGTTCGGCCCCTGCGACCACGTCGGTGCCGGCTGGTTCGGAGGGTCCGCCGGCTCCGCTGGCGGGGCGGCGGACCACCGAGGCGTGGGACGCCCTGGATCGGGGCGAGGACCCGACGGCCGACTGA
- a CDS encoding ABC transporter ATP-binding protein, translated as MGTGDKREETTWQTLRRGLALSPELRTGLAGTLALALVYMVGRVAVPVAVQQGIDRGLVGGLNLDVVWTVVAITTAILVITTVCGYLMMRRLFTVSETALANVRTRAFRHVHDLSMLHQQSERRGSLVSRVTSDVDQITQFLQWGGVILLVNLGQLVVTTAVMLAYSWQLTLVVLAAFLPAVFVIRQLQQRLGSAYATVRQRTGTLLGAIGESVVGAPVIRAYGIAGRTERRLDEAIDGQRLAQQRAIRISIVGSSVGELAAGLALAGVVVLGVTLGVDGTLSIGQLTAFLFLVTLFIQPVQIATEVLNEAQNAIAGWRRVLDVLDVAPDVADPGEQGRDLPSGPLDIRFAGVRFAYPGGPPVLHDIDLEIPAKSRVAVVGETGSGKTTFAKLLTRLMDPSAGAVLLSGVPLADVRFDSLRSRVVMVPQDGFLFDATVGDNVRFARPELTDEQLSAAFTELGLSDWLDGLPAGLDTPVGERGEALSVGERQLVALARAYVADPDLLVLDEATSAVDPATEVRLQRTLDAVTRGRTTLAIAHRLSTAQAADEVIVVDRGRVVQRGPHDELVRDADSVYGLLYASWLEQTR; from the coding sequence ATGGGGACGGGTGACAAGCGGGAGGAGACGACCTGGCAGACCCTGCGCCGGGGTCTGGCGCTGTCGCCGGAGCTGCGGACCGGTCTGGCCGGCACGCTGGCCCTGGCGTTGGTCTACATGGTCGGTCGGGTGGCCGTGCCGGTCGCCGTGCAGCAGGGCATCGACCGCGGCCTCGTCGGTGGTCTGAACCTCGACGTGGTCTGGACGGTGGTGGCGATCACCACGGCGATCCTGGTGATCACGACGGTCTGCGGTTATCTGATGATGCGCCGGCTGTTCACGGTCAGCGAGACGGCGTTGGCCAACGTGCGGACGCGGGCGTTCCGGCACGTGCACGACCTGTCGATGTTGCACCAGCAGTCGGAGCGGCGCGGCTCGCTGGTCTCGCGGGTGACCAGCGACGTCGACCAGATCACCCAGTTCCTCCAGTGGGGCGGGGTGATCCTGCTGGTCAACCTCGGTCAGCTGGTGGTCACCACCGCCGTCATGCTGGCGTACTCCTGGCAGTTGACCCTGGTGGTGCTGGCCGCGTTCCTGCCGGCCGTGTTCGTCATCCGGCAGTTGCAGCAGCGCCTGGGTTCGGCGTACGCGACGGTGCGGCAGCGCACCGGCACGCTGCTCGGCGCGATCGGCGAGAGCGTGGTGGGCGCGCCGGTGATCCGGGCGTACGGCATCGCGGGGCGCACCGAGCGGCGGCTGGACGAGGCCATCGACGGGCAGCGGCTGGCGCAGCAGCGGGCGATCCGGATCAGCATCGTGGGCAGCTCGGTCGGTGAGTTGGCCGCGGGGCTGGCGCTGGCCGGCGTGGTGGTGCTGGGGGTGACGCTGGGCGTGGACGGCACGCTGTCGATCGGCCAGCTGACCGCGTTCCTGTTCCTGGTAACGCTCTTCATCCAGCCGGTGCAGATCGCCACCGAGGTGCTCAACGAGGCGCAGAACGCGATCGCGGGCTGGCGTCGGGTGCTGGACGTGCTGGACGTCGCCCCGGACGTGGCTGACCCGGGGGAGCAGGGACGGGACCTGCCGAGCGGGCCGTTGGACATCCGGTTCGCGGGGGTGCGCTTCGCGTACCCGGGCGGTCCGCCGGTGTTGCACGACATCGACCTGGAGATTCCGGCGAAGAGCCGGGTGGCGGTGGTCGGCGAGACCGGCAGTGGCAAGACGACCTTCGCGAAGCTGCTGACCCGTCTGATGGACCCGTCGGCGGGGGCGGTGCTGCTGTCCGGGGTGCCGTTGGCGGACGTCCGGTTCGACTCGCTGCGCTCCCGGGTGGTGATGGTGCCGCAGGACGGGTTCCTCTTCGACGCGACGGTGGGGGACAACGTCCGGTTCGCCCGGCCGGAGCTGACCGACGAGCAGTTGAGCGCCGCCTTCACCGAGCTGGGTCTGTCGGACTGGTTGGATGGCCTGCCGGCGGGGCTGGACACTCCGGTCGGCGAGCGCGGCGAGGCGCTCAGCGTCGGTGAGCGGCAGTTGGTCGCGTTGGCCCGCGCGTACGTGGCGGATCCGGACCTGCTGGTGCTGGACGAGGCGACCAGCGCGGTGGACCCGGCGACCGAGGTGCGGTTGCAGCGCACCCTGGACGCGGTCACCAGGGGCCGGACGACCCTCGCGATCGCCCACCGGCTCTCCACGGCGCAGGCGGCCGACGAGGTGATCGTGGTGGACCGGGGTCGGGTGGTGCAGCGGGGTCCGCACGACGAGCTGGTCCGCGACGCGGACTCGGTCTACGGCCTGCTCTACGCGTCCTGGCTGGAGCAGACCCGGTGA
- a CDS encoding anthranilate synthase component I yields the protein MTDGIVSPDLAAFTELATGWRVVPVTRRLLADAETPVGVYRKLAGGPGTFLLESAEQGVGSAGMAWSRYSFIGVRSSATLVERDGVATWLGQPPAGLPTEGDPMRVLRETVAALAGPVGDPSDGLPPLTGGMVGYLGYDLVRRFERLPELTENDLGVPELGMMLATDLVVLDHYDGSAILVANAVLPPPDAPDRAPQVTAAYHHAVGRLDAMTTALSRPIPPMISTVERPPAGEVLCRTPDDGYPKAVEAAKEAIRAGECFQIVLSQRFERSIHADPLDVYRVLRTSNPSPYMYLLRFDGFDIVGSSPEAHLKVTGGVDGRRRALLHPIAGTRPRGGTPAADAALAQELLADPKERAEHVMLVDLGRNDLGRVCQPGSVEVPEFATIERYSHVMHIVSTVTGTLRDDQTAFDALAATFPAGTLSGAPKVRAMEIIEELEPVRRGVYGGTVGYFGFGGDLDMAIAIRTALIRDGRAYVQAGAGVVADSDPAAEDQETRNKAAAVLAAIAAAETLRPAR from the coding sequence ATGACCGACGGCATCGTCAGCCCCGACCTGGCCGCCTTCACCGAGCTGGCCACCGGCTGGCGGGTGGTGCCGGTCACCCGGCGGTTGCTGGCCGACGCGGAGACCCCGGTCGGGGTCTACCGGAAGTTGGCCGGCGGGCCGGGCACGTTCCTGTTGGAATCGGCCGAGCAGGGCGTCGGGTCCGCCGGCATGGCCTGGTCACGGTATTCGTTCATCGGCGTACGCAGCAGCGCCACCCTCGTCGAGCGGGACGGCGTCGCGACCTGGCTCGGCCAGCCGCCGGCCGGGCTGCCCACCGAGGGTGACCCGATGCGGGTGCTGCGGGAGACGGTGGCGGCGCTGGCCGGCCCGGTGGGGGACCCGTCCGACGGCCTGCCGCCGTTGACCGGGGGCATGGTCGGCTACCTGGGTTACGACCTGGTCCGCCGTTTCGAGCGGTTGCCGGAGCTGACCGAGAACGACCTCGGCGTGCCGGAGCTGGGCATGATGCTCGCCACCGACCTGGTGGTGCTCGACCACTACGACGGCTCGGCGATCCTGGTCGCCAACGCGGTGCTGCCACCACCGGACGCCCCGGACCGCGCCCCGCAGGTGACCGCCGCCTACCACCACGCGGTCGGCCGACTGGACGCGATGACCACCGCCCTGTCGCGGCCCATCCCGCCGATGATCTCCACCGTCGAGCGACCGCCGGCCGGGGAGGTGCTCTGTCGTACGCCCGACGACGGTTACCCGAAGGCGGTGGAGGCGGCCAAGGAGGCGATCCGGGCCGGTGAGTGCTTCCAGATCGTGCTCTCCCAGCGCTTCGAGCGGTCGATCCACGCCGACCCGCTGGACGTCTACCGGGTGCTGCGCACCAGCAACCCCAGCCCGTACATGTACCTGCTGCGCTTCGACGGGTTCGACATCGTCGGCTCGTCGCCGGAGGCACACCTGAAGGTCACCGGTGGCGTGGACGGGCGACGGCGGGCGCTGCTGCACCCGATCGCCGGCACCCGGCCGCGCGGTGGCACCCCCGCCGCCGACGCAGCGCTCGCCCAGGAGTTGCTCGCCGACCCGAAGGAGCGAGCCGAGCACGTGATGCTGGTCGACCTGGGCCGCAACGACCTGGGTCGGGTCTGTCAGCCGGGCAGCGTGGAGGTGCCCGAGTTCGCCACCATCGAGCGGTACAGCCACGTCATGCACATCGTCTCCACCGTCACCGGCACGTTGCGGGACGACCAGACCGCCTTCGACGCGCTCGCCGCGACCTTCCCGGCCGGCACGCTCTCCGGCGCGCCCAAGGTGCGGGCCATGGAGATCATCGAAGAGTTGGAGCCCGTCCGCCGGGGGGTCTACGGGGGCACTGTCGGTTACTTCGGCTTCGGCGGCGACCTGGACATGGCGATCGCCATCCGGACCGCGCTCATCCGCGACGGCCGCGCGTACGTGCAGGCCGGGGCGGGGGTGGTCGCCGACTCGGACCCGGCCGCCGAGGACCAGGAGACGCGGAACAAGGCCGCTGCCGTGCTGGCGGCGATCGCGGCCGCCGAAACCCTGCGGCCGGCTCGGTGA
- a CDS encoding ABC transporter ATP-binding protein, giving the protein MASRTSRDVLSRGLGVLRQAIREQPRIFTVAVVGSVLFGGMIIVSARVVGSVIGEVALPAIERGEVGAGTLALAATALFAISVLRVAGIFGRRLGAGYMQYRLQASYRRRVTRRYLELPLSWHHRNSTGTLLSNANSDVEAAWYPIAPLPFAVGTLVMLVGAIVSLFATDWALALVGLAVFPALFALNVVYSRRMAPRQARAQRLRAEVSGIAHESFDGALVVKTMGREAQETARFAGRAGELRDSLIAVGRLRGIFDPLLETLPSLGTLAVLVVGAFRLRQGAISVTELVSVAFLFTVLAFPVRAIGWVLAELPRSVAGWDRVRRVLDATGEMPYGQRVLDAAGAGPATLTFSDVHFSYPPAEAHQTGAQVLGEVGFTVPAGRTVALVGPTGAGKSTIASLAVRLVDPDSGTVSLDGVDVRELTAASLASTVALVAQVPFVFDDTVRANIALDRQGIDDEAVWAALRLAEADGFVAALPDGLDTMVGERGTSLSGGQRQRLTLARALAGRPRLLVLDDATSAVDPRVEAAILAGLRSSTAEPGVPVASILVVAYRRATIALADEVIYVEQGRVIARGTHAELLATVPGYVDLVTAYEQAEVDRAQESSYGDDVAPLPSGLEIEVDR; this is encoded by the coding sequence GTGGCGAGCAGGACAAGTCGGGACGTGCTCAGCCGAGGGCTGGGGGTCCTGCGGCAGGCGATCCGCGAGCAGCCACGGATCTTCACCGTCGCGGTCGTGGGCAGCGTGCTCTTCGGCGGGATGATCATCGTCAGCGCGCGGGTCGTCGGGTCGGTCATCGGCGAGGTGGCGCTTCCGGCCATCGAACGCGGCGAGGTGGGCGCGGGCACCCTGGCGCTGGCGGCGACCGCGTTGTTCGCGATCAGCGTGCTGCGGGTGGCGGGCATCTTCGGCCGTCGGCTCGGTGCCGGCTACATGCAGTACCGCCTCCAGGCCTCCTACCGCCGCCGGGTCACCCGCCGGTACCTGGAGCTGCCGCTGTCCTGGCACCACCGCAACTCCACCGGCACCCTGCTGTCCAACGCCAACTCCGACGTGGAGGCGGCCTGGTACCCGATCGCGCCGCTGCCCTTCGCCGTCGGCACGCTGGTGATGCTGGTCGGCGCGATCGTGTCGCTCTTCGCCACCGACTGGGCGCTCGCCCTGGTCGGCCTGGCGGTCTTCCCCGCGCTGTTCGCGCTCAACGTCGTCTACTCCCGCCGGATGGCGCCCCGGCAGGCTCGGGCGCAGCGGCTGCGCGCCGAGGTCAGCGGCATCGCCCACGAGAGCTTCGACGGCGCTCTGGTGGTCAAGACGATGGGCCGCGAGGCCCAGGAGACCGCCCGGTTCGCGGGCCGCGCCGGTGAGCTGCGCGATTCGTTGATCGCGGTCGGTCGGCTCCGCGGCATCTTCGACCCGCTGTTGGAGACCCTGCCCAGTCTCGGCACCCTGGCCGTGCTGGTGGTCGGGGCGTTCCGGCTGCGCCAGGGCGCGATCAGCGTGACCGAGCTGGTCAGCGTGGCCTTCCTCTTCACCGTGCTGGCCTTCCCGGTGCGGGCCATCGGTTGGGTCCTGGCCGAGCTGCCGCGCAGCGTCGCCGGCTGGGACCGGGTCCGCCGGGTGCTCGACGCCACCGGCGAGATGCCGTACGGGCAGCGCGTGCTCGACGCGGCCGGCGCCGGCCCGGCCACCCTCACCTTCAGTGACGTGCACTTCTCCTACCCACCGGCCGAGGCGCACCAGACCGGGGCGCAGGTCCTCGGTGAGGTCGGCTTCACCGTGCCGGCAGGTCGGACGGTGGCGCTGGTCGGGCCGACCGGCGCCGGTAAGTCCACCATCGCCTCGCTGGCGGTGCGCCTCGTCGACCCGGACTCCGGCACCGTCAGCCTGGACGGGGTGGACGTGCGCGAGCTGACCGCCGCGTCGCTGGCCAGCACTGTGGCGCTGGTCGCGCAGGTGCCGTTCGTCTTCGACGACACGGTTCGCGCCAACATCGCCCTCGACCGGCAGGGCATCGACGACGAGGCCGTCTGGGCGGCGCTTCGGCTCGCCGAGGCGGACGGGTTCGTCGCCGCGCTCCCCGATGGCCTGGACACCATGGTCGGTGAGCGGGGCACCTCGCTCTCCGGCGGGCAGCGGCAGCGGCTCACCCTGGCCCGCGCGTTGGCCGGCCGGCCGCGCCTGCTGGTGCTCGACGACGCGACCAGCGCGGTGGACCCCCGCGTGGAGGCGGCCATCCTGGCCGGGCTGCGGTCGTCGACGGCCGAGCCGGGGGTGCCGGTCGCGTCGATCCTGGTGGTGGCATACCGGCGGGCCACCATCGCGCTCGCCGACGAGGTCATCTACGTGGAGCAGGGGCGGGTGATTGCCCGGGGCACCCACGCCGAGCTGCTGGCCACCGTGCCCGGCTACGTCGACCTCGTCACCGCCTACGAGCAGGCCGAGGTCGACCGCGCGCAGGAAAGTTCGTACGGCGACGATGTCGCGCCGCTGCCCTCGGGCCTGGAAATCGAGGTGGACCGGTGA
- a CDS encoding TetR family transcriptional regulator: MTRRTGRRPGNPDTREAILDAARTAFAERGFDSASIRAIAGTAGVDPALVHHYFGSKEQLFLTAMNFPVDPGELVPKVIAGDPDGAGERLVRTFLGVWDSPAGSAAQALLRSAVSNEWTARLLREFVTTQVLRRVLEQLDVDPAQLPLRGSLVATQMIGLAMMRHVVRLEPVASADPETLVAAIGPTIQRYLTGPLPT; this comes from the coding sequence ATGACGCGGCGGACCGGCCGGCGACCCGGCAACCCGGACACCCGGGAGGCGATCCTCGACGCGGCGCGCACGGCGTTCGCCGAGCGTGGCTTCGACTCCGCCTCGATCCGCGCCATCGCCGGCACGGCAGGCGTCGACCCGGCGTTGGTGCACCACTACTTCGGCAGCAAGGAACAGCTCTTCCTCACCGCGATGAACTTCCCGGTCGACCCTGGTGAGCTGGTGCCGAAGGTGATCGCCGGCGACCCGGACGGGGCCGGTGAGCGACTGGTGCGCACCTTCCTCGGCGTCTGGGACTCACCGGCCGGCAGCGCCGCCCAGGCACTGCTGCGCTCCGCGGTGAGCAACGAGTGGACCGCTCGACTGCTGCGGGAGTTCGTCACCACCCAGGTCCTGCGGCGGGTGCTCGAACAGCTCGACGTCGATCCGGCCCAACTGCCGCTGCGCGGTTCCCTGGTGGCCACCCAGATGATCGGCCTGGCCATGATGCGGCACGTGGTGCGTCTGGAGCCGGTCGCCTCGGCGGACCCGGAAACCCTGGTCGCCGCGATCGGCCCGACGATCCAGCGCTACCTCACCGGCCCCCTGCCGACCTAG
- a CDS encoding ABC transporter ATP-binding protein has product MDDAIAVRDLVVDRGGRRVLDGISCRVPRGAVTGLLGPSGSGKTTFMRAVVGVQVVGGGEITVLGQPAGTPALRHRVGYLTQAPSVYADLTVRENARYFAALYGRGRVEADRAVSDVGLTDAAGQLVATLSGGQRSRASLACALVGEPELVILDEPTVGQDPVLRADLWARFHAMAAAGTTLLVSSHVMDEAARCDRLLLIRQGRLIADDSPAAIRTAAGVDDLDEAFLRLIRAGEAGSTTTATTAGQEQS; this is encoded by the coding sequence ATGGACGACGCGATAGCCGTCCGCGACCTGGTCGTCGACCGAGGCGGGCGGCGGGTGCTGGACGGCATCAGTTGCCGCGTCCCTCGCGGGGCGGTCACCGGCCTGCTCGGCCCCAGCGGCAGCGGCAAGACCACGTTCATGCGGGCGGTGGTCGGTGTGCAGGTGGTCGGCGGCGGGGAGATCACCGTCCTGGGCCAACCGGCGGGCACCCCGGCGCTGCGCCACCGGGTGGGCTACCTGACCCAGGCGCCGAGCGTCTACGCCGACCTGACCGTTCGGGAGAACGCCCGCTATTTCGCCGCCCTGTACGGGCGGGGGCGGGTCGAGGCCGACCGCGCGGTCAGCGATGTCGGGCTGACCGATGCGGCGGGCCAACTGGTCGCCACCCTCTCCGGCGGCCAACGCAGCCGGGCCTCCCTGGCCTGTGCGCTGGTCGGCGAGCCGGAACTGGTCATCCTCGACGAGCCGACCGTCGGTCAGGACCCGGTGCTGCGGGCCGACCTCTGGGCCCGGTTCCACGCGATGGCCGCCGCCGGCACCACCCTGCTGGTGTCCAGTCACGTCATGGACGAGGCGGCCCGCTGCGACCGGCTCCTGCTGATCCGCCAGGGACGGCTGATCGCCGACGACAGCCCCGCCGCCATCCGCACCGCCGCCGGTGTCGACGACCTCGACGAGGCGTTCCTGCGCCTGATCCGGGCCGGCGAGGCGGGCTCGACCACCACCGCCACGACAGCCGGACAGGAGCAGTCATGA
- a CDS encoding TIGR03085 family metal-binding protein, with translation MPRYARAERDALADLFLALGPDAPTINEGWATRDLAAHLVLRERRPDAAGGIMLPPLRGYAERVRLRLAAQPYPDLVDQVRNPPFWSPVSNRVTDELANMMEFFIHHEDVRRAGSGWQPRDLPVGLQAALWKRASPMARLTLRRFPADLYVQAPGHGELSVGRGGEPLRVVGAPAELVLFLSGRQRVARVQLDGPPEAIRRLRTASLGM, from the coding sequence ATGCCGCGGTACGCCCGAGCCGAGCGCGATGCGCTGGCCGATCTCTTCCTGGCCCTCGGGCCGGACGCCCCGACGATCAACGAGGGGTGGGCGACCCGTGACCTCGCCGCGCACCTGGTGCTGCGGGAACGCCGCCCGGACGCGGCCGGGGGCATCATGCTGCCGCCGCTGCGCGGCTACGCCGAGCGGGTCCGTCTCCGACTCGCCGCACAGCCCTACCCGGACCTGGTCGACCAGGTGCGCAACCCGCCGTTCTGGAGCCCGGTCAGCAACCGGGTGACCGACGAGCTGGCCAACATGATGGAGTTCTTCATCCATCACGAGGACGTGCGGCGGGCCGGCTCCGGGTGGCAGCCGCGGGACCTGCCGGTGGGCCTCCAGGCTGCGCTCTGGAAGCGCGCCTCCCCGATGGCCCGGTTGACACTTCGCCGATTTCCGGCGGACCTCTACGTGCAGGCGCCCGGCCACGGCGAACTCTCCGTCGGCCGGGGCGGCGAGCCGCTACGGGTGGTCGGCGCCCCGGCCGAACTGGTCTTGTTCCTTTCCGGTCGGCAACGGGTGGCCCGGGTCCAACTGGACGGTCCTCCGGAGGCCATCCGACGCCTGCGGACCGCCAGCCTGGGAATGTGA
- a CDS encoding ABC transporter permease, giving the protein MNPRILAATTGRILRQLRHDRRTIALLVVVPAVLLTLVYFMYADQPTPPGQPTTFDRVALVMLGIFPFVIMFLVTSIAMLRERTSGTLERLLTTPLGKLDLLFGYGIAFGLAAAVQAAVAAGVAYWIFGLETAGSIGLVIGIAVVDAVLGVALGLLCSAFARTEFQAVQFLPVVVIPQLLLCGLFVARDQMAGWLQALSDAFPLSYAIEALQEVGAHAEPTGRMWRDVAVVLGAVVLALVLAAATLRRRSG; this is encoded by the coding sequence ATGAACCCGCGGATCCTGGCGGCCACCACCGGCCGCATCCTGCGCCAGCTCCGGCACGACCGGCGGACCATCGCGCTGCTCGTGGTGGTGCCGGCCGTCCTGCTCACCCTGGTCTACTTCATGTACGCCGACCAGCCCACCCCGCCCGGCCAGCCGACGACGTTCGACCGGGTCGCGTTGGTGATGCTGGGCATCTTCCCCTTCGTGATCATGTTCCTGGTGACCAGCATCGCCATGCTGCGCGAACGCACCTCCGGCACCCTGGAGCGGCTGCTCACCACACCGCTGGGCAAGCTCGACCTGCTCTTCGGGTACGGCATCGCGTTCGGGCTGGCTGCCGCCGTGCAGGCCGCGGTCGCCGCCGGTGTGGCGTACTGGATCTTCGGCCTGGAGACCGCCGGCAGCATCGGTCTGGTGATCGGGATCGCCGTCGTCGACGCCGTGCTCGGTGTCGCCCTCGGGCTGCTGTGCAGCGCCTTCGCGCGCACCGAGTTCCAGGCAGTACAGTTCCTGCCAGTCGTGGTGATCCCCCAACTGCTGCTCTGCGGGCTGTTCGTGGCCCGCGACCAGATGGCCGGCTGGCTCCAGGCGCTCAGTGACGCCTTCCCCCTGTCGTACGCCATCGAGGCGTTGCAGGAGGTCGGTGCCCACGCCGAGCCGACCGGCAGAATGTGGCGGGACGTGGCGGTGGTGCTCGGGGCGGTGGTGCTCGCGCTCGTGCTCGCGGCGGCCACCCTGCGTCGACGCAGCGGGTGA
- a CDS encoding terpene synthase family protein codes for MADESLEWAQTFGLIDSSQRVRRLQRADAAGLAGRACPAGSVDGLRLLTDLISWLFVMDDACDEDGLGADPVRLGPAISTLLDVLDRYGNPDVPPPAVGPLGDALHDLCRRTRLHDDHAALLLRFVSQMREYLLALLWEATNRERRRVPEVAEYLQLRRHIGGVHPCLTLTDLASARPLGAIQRANPALLALDLLAVDLVCWCNDLFSYGKESQADPEAHNLVTVIAQGAAGDEATALRTVANRFNQSLAAYLKAEEALLSSGNDEMTHAAATRRNWVRATYDWSVVAARYA; via the coding sequence GTGGCGGACGAGAGCCTCGAGTGGGCGCAGACCTTCGGGCTGATCGATTCCAGCCAGCGGGTTCGTCGGCTGCAACGGGCCGACGCCGCCGGCCTGGCCGGCCGAGCCTGCCCGGCGGGCTCGGTGGACGGGTTGCGACTGCTCACCGACCTGATCAGCTGGCTCTTCGTGATGGACGACGCCTGCGACGAGGACGGCCTCGGCGCCGACCCGGTCCGGCTGGGACCGGCCATCAGCACCCTGCTCGACGTGCTGGACCGGTACGGCAACCCGGACGTCCCGCCGCCCGCCGTCGGGCCCCTGGGTGACGCGTTGCACGACCTGTGCCGCCGGACCCGGCTGCACGACGACCATGCGGCGCTGCTGCTGCGGTTCGTCAGCCAGATGCGGGAGTACCTGCTGGCACTGCTCTGGGAGGCGACCAACCGGGAGCGTCGGCGCGTGCCGGAGGTGGCGGAGTACCTCCAACTGCGCCGGCACATCGGCGGCGTGCACCCCTGCCTCACCCTGACCGACCTGGCATCGGCGCGGCCCCTCGGGGCGATCCAGCGCGCCAACCCGGCGCTGCTCGCACTGGATCTGCTGGCGGTGGACCTGGTCTGCTGGTGCAACGATCTCTTTTCCTACGGCAAGGAGAGCCAGGCTGATCCGGAGGCGCACAACCTGGTCACCGTGATCGCCCAGGGCGCCGCCGGGGACGAGGCGACCGCGCTGCGGACCGTGGCGAACCGGTTCAACCAGAGCCTGGCGGCATACCTGAAAGCGGAGGAGGCGCTGCTGTCCAGCGGGAACGACGAGATGACCCACGCGGCGGCCACCCGGCGCAACTGGGTCCGGGCCACCTACGACTGGTCAGTCGTGGCTGCCCGATACGCCTGA